From a single Ornithorhynchus anatinus isolate Pmale09 chromosome 4, mOrnAna1.pri.v4, whole genome shotgun sequence genomic region:
- the SNAPC4 gene encoding snRNA-activating protein complex subunit 4 isoform X1 produces the protein MAAMDLNAEREKIRKEIEELERSLDPNTATIEVVVSESSLDSDSGDSLEDDGLDTHISAEEKQSGEASSEDDDDDDKDKNLPEDPETCLQMNLVYQEVIQEKIEEVEVLLTQNKEQQEEVMWALAGSKTAKTKEGKSLPSNIFVGHFMKPYFKDKATGIGPPANEETREKVAQGIKSFEELLVTKWKTREKTLLRNSVMSDRLQRLLQPKLLKLEYLNRKLEKIMNKMDRQIVEKQIAETEKEIEDINQLPSERLLGDRMDEHDWEKISNINFEGTRNAVELRKFWQNHEHPSINKAEWGEKEIEKLKEVAAKHSYLNWQKIAEELGTNRSPFQCLQKYQTYNKDFKRKEWTKEEDQMLTQLVGEMRVGSHIPYKKIAYYMEGRDSMQLIYRWTKSLDPNLKKGFWTPEEDAKLLRAVAKYGERDWFKIREEVPGRSDVQCRDRYLKRLHVNLKKGKWSPSEEEKLIELVEKHGVGHWTKIAAELPQRTGSQCLSKWKIMIGDKKKQRNRKRQRKSRRGPRGGQHVPSSSEESEIEFTDNSEEEEEKKSDQEKEPAVPSYTVPNIDLWIPSGEPRATPRGAVTIQTPRPRARTMGSGSGGATPGPTGDAGEGQPRGQGASMDVSATPKGFPCARSTDIPLENPEPQGNPEPLENPEPLEKEDPGSGKQVLKLTPDEVKKVLRSNTYILRRKLQEKLKKPRLPTSSVMPQVSAGMSGDQVLQVWENTVEKRLQRLKVGLRRNIRRSNLDRRLLLAVTPWVGNVTLPRFQNSRKGLVLQTKVKKRPLQTVLLTSTPMFTLFIQLFQIDADGCMKVIQERKANQVEVVQVEPGNPEQLRQVGRDGQATPDLRNGSYLPRGGVGTITEASCSSQDTSGCQPQKDPAKGNSRRRSAPRVEDGQLARDGKVTAQAGAPSAPQPQRPKPKTVSQLLREKRLRESKATMPNPVILAPQVLVSQPVLLRHPLQPVIPSGPATATLAQAGPPVKPPAPSPTSTPISSASLRALASGTLAVASENSSGQVSSEASRAVGVTEDPKAKEEGKSSAPLTVVIPPPGDGRGRVQDGGSPQPGVPPNPSPGPGQLLAISAPGGFTLARGAPSGGKQGPPEASPLLPPAPVRFQQPRLLPALAVRPSGPQGGPSEILPFTWVVTPQGLVPMSVQAFVGLHGPSKTVGDLGAANCQGPVGTTLVPPGGPTLRLLLPPATTPLAVTSSGAPGTNTAVAPGSSLSSHRVAGEPAPPTVELSHSASLPSAAPPDREVSRSPEEVSAAEKSQPPQPTPSPQSQNPNGGQRAEPLGSHGLPASATKSPSSGEGEAPSSQSHMPKDLPATQVGRCPDRTGASGNSAPTTAPLPARVGKDRPIAPRPEATPSPGGHPAPADPPPRGHPPPGGDRPPGPVAPDKNKLDLTLISLEEEAVVREWMKGKRGVHVPPLKNNLPYLPPSVYNLKTLSGLLREKKNLERSAASLVAGDGGPAGSELSPEGLEAIRALVRERLKDNPAYLLLKARFLAAFTLPAFLATLPPPGVPTTLSRRPEESEEEDEDDGEEEEKDLTDEESGEEDHPPGEAQPGPEAATSGQITEAEGQGPQPTPGRSDEMDDLEGVQTRKRVRSRKRRKLK, from the exons ATGGCAGCCATGGATTTGaatgcagaaagagagaagatcAGGAAAGAAATCGAGGAACTGGAAAGGAGCTTGGACCCCAACACTGCAACCATTGAAGTGGTTGTTTCTGAATCGAGTCTCGATTCTGATTCTGGAG attCCCTGGAAGATGATGGCTTGGACACACACATCTCTGCG GAGGAGAAACAGTCAGGAGAGGCCAGCAGTgaagatgatgacgacgacgacaagGATAAAAATCTCCCTGAAGACCCAGAGACTTGTCTGCAGATGAACCTAGTGTATCAGGAAGTCATTCAAGAAAAGATAGAGGAAGTTGAAGTTCTGCTCACTCAAAATAAAGAGCAACAG GAGGAGGTCATGTGGGCTCTAGCTGGTTCTAAGACTGCCAAGACCAAAGAGGGCAAGAGTTTGCCCTCGAACATCTTCGTGGGCCATTTCATGAAGCCATACTTCAAGGATAAAGCTACTGGAATC GGACCCCCAGCCAATGAAGAAACCCGAGAAAAAGTAGCCCAGGGCATAAAGTCTTTTGAGGAGCTGCTGGTGACCAAAT GGAAAACTCGAGAAAAAACCTTGCTTCGAAACTCAGTGATGAGCGACCGCCTGCAACGTTTGCTTCAGCCCAAGTTACTGAA GCTCGAATACTTGAACCGGAAACTTGAAAAAATCATGAACAAAATGGACCGGCAGATTGTGGAGAAACAGATCGCTGAAACGGAGAAAGAGATCGAGGACATCAA TCAGCTTCCCTCTGAGAGACTGTTGGGGGACAGAATGGATGAGCACGACTGGGAGAAGATTTCCAATATCAAT TTCGAAGGAACCCGCAATGCTGTCGAGCTGAGGAAGTTCTGGCAGAACCACGAGCACCCCAGCATCAACAAAGCCGAGTGGGGCGAGAAGGAAATTGAGAAGCTCAAGGAGGTGGCGGCGAAacacagttacctcaactggcaGAAGATAGCCGAGGAGCTGGGG ACAAACCGCAGCCCGTTCCAGTGCCTGCAGAAGTACCAGACCTACAACAAAGACTTCAAGAGGAAAGAGTGGACCAAAGAGGAGGACCAGATGCTCACCCAGCTTGTTGGAGAAATGAGAGTCGGGAGCCACATACCCTATAAGAAAA TTGCGTACTACATGGAAGGAAGAGATTCAATGCAGCTAATATATCGATGGACCAAGAGCCTAGATCCCAATCTGAAGAAAGGATTCTGGACCCCAGAGGAAGATGCT AAGCTACTGAGAGCCGTCGCCAAGTACGGGGAGCGTGACTGGTTTAAAATTCGGGAAGAGGTGCCAGGTAGGAGTGATGTCCAGTGCCGAGATCG ATATCTAAAGAGATTGCATGTCAACTTAAAGAAAGGGAAGTGGAGTCCAAGTGAAGAAGAAAAGTTGATTGAGTTGGTAGAAAAACATGGCGTGG GTCACTGGACGAAAATAGCTGCGGAGCTGCCTCAGCGTACGGGCTCCCAATGTCTAAGCAAGTGGAAGATAATGATAGGGGACAAG AAGAAGCAGAGGAACAGGAAACGACAGCGGAAATCTCGGCGGGGGCCCAGGGGGGGCCAGCATGTCCCCAGCAGCTCTGAGGAGTCTGAGATCGAGTTCACGGACaactcggaggaggaggaggagaagaagtcaGACCAAGAGAAGGAGCCGGCGGTGCCGAGCTACACCGTGCCCAATATAGACCTATGGATCCCCTCCGGGGAGCCCCGGGCCACGCCGAGAGGGGCCGTCACCATTCAAACCCCGCGGCCCAGGGCCCGCACGATGGGGTCGGGCAGCGGTGGGGCGACTCCGGGCCCAACCGGGGATGCTGGCGAGGGGCAGCCCCGGGGCCAGGGTGCCTCCATGGACGTCAGTGCCACCCCGAAGGGCTTTCCGTGTGCCCGTTCAACAGACATCCCCCTGGAGAATCCGGAGCCCCAAGGAAATCCAGAGCCCCTAGAGAATCCAGAGCCCTTGGAGAAAGAG GACCCAGGAAGCGGAAAGCAAGTGTTGAAACTCACGCCCGATGAAGTGAAGAAGGTCCTGAGAAGTAATACGTACATTCTGCGTCGCAAGTTG CAGGAGAAGCTGAAGAAGCCCCGCCTCCCCACCAGCTCTGTGATGCCTCAAGTTTCTGCCGGCATGTCCGGAGATCAGGTCCTGCAGGTGTGGGAAAACACAGTGGAGAAGAGGCTGCAGCGACTCAAGGTTGGCTTGCGGAGGAACATCCGGAGGAGTAACCTGGACCGTAGGCTCCTGTTGGCGGTCACCCCCTGGGTGGGCAATGTGACACTCCCTCGTTTCCAGAACTCCAGGAAAGGTCTGGTCCTGCAGACAAAAG TCAAAAAGAGGCCACTGCAGACAGTGCTGCTGACGAGCACCCCGATGTTTACCCTGTTTATCCAG CTGTTCCAGATAGATGCCGACGGCTGCATGAAGGTGATCCAAGAGAGGAAAGCAAACCAGGTGGAGGTGGTCCAAGTGGAACCTGGAAATCCAGAACAGCTCCGGCAG gtggggagagacgggcaggCCACCCCAGACCTCAGGAACGGTAGCTACCTGCCCCGCGGGGGAGTTGGAACCATCACGGAG GCATCCTGCAGTTCCCAGGACACTTCAG GGTGCCAACCTCAGAAGGACCCGGCCAAGGGAAACTCGAGAAGACGCAGTGCCCCAAGGGTGGAAGACGGCCAGCTGGCGAGGGACGGCAAGGTTACCGCCCAGGCAGGGGCTCCGTCCGCTCCCCAGCCCCAGAGGCCGAAGCCCAAGACTGTTTCCCAGCTGCTGAGAGAGAAGCGTCTGAGGGAGTCCAAGGCCACCATGCCGAACCCTGTGATCCTGGCCCCCCAGGTGCTGGTCTCCCAACCCGTGCTCCTCCGGCACCCTCTGCAGCCGGTTATCCCCTCCGGACCAGCCACCGCCACGCTGGCGCAAGCGGGCCCTCCCGTGAaaccacctgccccctccccgacctccaCCCCCATATCCTCAGCATCCCTTCGGGCCCTGGCCTCTGGGACTCTCGCCGTGGCCTCCGAGAACAGCTCTGGCCAGGTCAGTTCAGAGGCCTCACGGGCAGTTGGAGTCACAGAAGACCCAAAGGcgaaagaagaagggaagagctcTGCCCCACTAACTGTGGTCATTCCCCCTCCGGGGGATGGGCGAGGCCGAGTCCAGGATGGCGGAAGCCCGCAGCCCGGGGTGCCGCCAAACCCCAGTCCTGGGCCAGGGCAGCTCCTTGCCATCTCGGCCCCCGGAGGCTTCACGCTTGCTCGGGGTGCCCCCAGTGGGGGGAAGCAGGGTCCGCCCGAGGCATCGCCTCTCCTCCCACCGGCCCCGGTCCGCTTCCAGCAACCTAGACTCTTGCCTGCCTTGGCAGTCCGCCCCAGTGGTCCTCAAGGTGGCCCCAGCGAAATCCTGCCCTTCACCTGGGTGGTCACGCCACAAGGGCTGGTCCCCATGTCTGTGCAGGCGTTTGTGGGCCTGCACGGCCCGAGCAAGACTGTCGGGGATCTGGGAGCTGCCAACTGCCAGGGGCCTGTGGGGACCACTCTTGTTCCACCTGGGGGGCCTACCCTGAGGCTGCTCCTCCCCCCGGCTACCACTCCCCTGGCTGTCACCAGTTCAGGTGCCCCTGGAACCAACACAGCGGTGGCCCCGGGGTCTTCTCTTTCCAGTCATAGAGTAGCAGGAGAGCCGGCTCCCCCGACTGTGGAGTTGAGCCATtcggcctctctcccctctgccgctCCTCCTGACCGAGAGGTTTCTCGTTCACCCGAAGAGGTGAGCGCAGCAGAGAAGTCACAGCCCCCACAGCCAACACCGTCACCCCAGTCCCAAAACCCCAACGGCGGTCAGAGGGCCGAGCCCCTCGGCTCCCATGGACTCCCTGCCTCGGCCACCAAAAGTCCATCTTCCGGGGAGGGTGAGGCCCCCAGCAGTCAGAGCCACATGCCAAAAGACCTGCCGGCCACGCAGGTGGGCAGATGTCCGGACCGGACCGGTGCTTCCGGAAACTCGGCTCCAACtaccgctcccctccccgcacgGGTCGGGAAGGATCGACCTATCGCGCCTCGCCCAGAGGCGACCCCTTCCCCGGGCGGGCACCCAGCCCCGGCCGACCCTCCCCCCAGAGGccaccctcctccaggaggcgacCGGCCTCCGGGGCCCGTGGCTCCCGATAAGAACAAGCTGGACCTGACCCTCATCTcgctggaggaggaggcggtggtcAGGGAGTGGATGAAGGGGAAGCGGGGAGTCCACGTGCCGCCGCTGAAAAACAACCTGCCTTACCTGCCGCCTTCCGTGTACAACTTGAAGACCCTGTCGGGACTCCTGCGGGAGAAGAAGAACCTGGAACGGAGCGCAGCGAGCCTCGTGGCCGGCGACGGAGGCCCCGCGGGAAGCGAGTTGTCTCCCGAAGGTCTGGAGGCCATTCGGGCTCTGGTACGGGAGCGGTTAAAAGACAACCCGGCCTATCTCCTCCTGAAAGCCAGGTTTTTAGCAGCGTTCACCCTTCCGGCTTTTCTGGCCACCCTTCCGCCCCCGGGGGTTCCCACCACCCTCTCTAGGAGACCagaagagagtgaggaagaggacgaggacgacggcgaagaagaggagaaggacctGACGGATGAGGAGAGTGGCGAAGAGGATCACCCGCCCGGGGaagcccagcccggcccggaaGCTGCAACCTCTGGCCAG ATAACTGAAGCCGAAGGCCAAGGACCGCAGCCCACCCCCGGCCGCTCTGATGAAATGGATGACTTGGAGGGGGTGCAGACGAGGAAGCGTGTCCGTTCCAGGAAGCgaagaaaactgaagtga
- the SNAPC4 gene encoding snRNA-activating protein complex subunit 4 isoform X3 → MAAMDLNAEREKIRKEIEELERSLDPNTATIEVVVSESSLDSDSGDSLEDDGLDTHISAEEKQSGEASSEDDDDDDKDKNLPEDPETCLQMNLVYQEVIQEKIEEVEVLLTQNKEQQEEVMWALAGSKTAKTKEGKSLPSNIFVGHFMKPYFKDKATGIGPPANEETREKVAQGIKSFEELLVTKWKTREKTLLRNSVMSDRLQRLLQPKLLKLEYLNRKLEKIMNKMDRQIVEKQIAETEKEIEDINQLPSERLLGDRMDEHDWEKISNINFEGTRNAVELRKFWQNHEHPSINKAEWGEKEIEKLKEVAAKHSYLNWQKIAEELGTNRSPFQCLQKYQTYNKDFKRKEWTKEEDQMLTQLVGEMRVGSHIPYKKIAYYMEGRDSMQLIYRWTKSLDPNLKKGFWTPEEDAKLLRAVAKYGERDWFKIREEVPGRSDVQCRDRYLKRLHVNLKKGKWSPSEEEKLIELVEKHGVGHWTKIAAELPQRTGSQCLSKWKIMIGDKKKQRNRKRQRKSRRGPRGGQHVPSSSEESEIEFTDNSEEEEEKKSDQEKEPAVPSYTVPNIDLWIPSGEPRATPRGAVTIQTPRPRARTMGSGSGGATPGPTGDAGEGQPRGQGASMDVSATPKGFPCARSTDIPLENPEPQGNPEPLENPEPLEKEDPGSGKQVLKLTPDEVKKVLRSNTYILRRKLQEKLKKPRLPTSSVMPQVSAGMSGDQVLQVWENTVEKRLQRLKVGLRRNIRRSNLDRRLLLAVTPWVGNVTLPRFQNSRKGLVLQTKVKKRPLQTVLLTSTPMFTLFIQLFQIDADGCMKVIQERKANQVEVVQVEPGNPEQLRQASCSSQDTSGCQPQKDPAKGNSRRRSAPRVEDGQLARDGKVTAQAGAPSAPQPQRPKPKTVSQLLREKRLRESKATMPNPVILAPQVLVSQPVLLRHPLQPVIPSGPATATLAQAGPPVKPPAPSPTSTPISSASLRALASGTLAVASENSSGQVSSEASRAVGVTEDPKAKEEGKSSAPLTVVIPPPGDGRGRVQDGGSPQPGVPPNPSPGPGQLLAISAPGGFTLARGAPSGGKQGPPEASPLLPPAPVRFQQPRLLPALAVRPSGPQGGPSEILPFTWVVTPQGLVPMSVQAFVGLHGPSKTVGDLGAANCQGPVGTTLVPPGGPTLRLLLPPATTPLAVTSSGAPGTNTAVAPGSSLSSHRVAGEPAPPTVELSHSASLPSAAPPDREVSRSPEEVSAAEKSQPPQPTPSPQSQNPNGGQRAEPLGSHGLPASATKSPSSGEGEAPSSQSHMPKDLPATQVGRCPDRTGASGNSAPTTAPLPARVGKDRPIAPRPEATPSPGGHPAPADPPPRGHPPPGGDRPPGPVAPDKNKLDLTLISLEEEAVVREWMKGKRGVHVPPLKNNLPYLPPSVYNLKTLSGLLREKKNLERSAASLVAGDGGPAGSELSPEGLEAIRALVRERLKDNPAYLLLKARFLAAFTLPAFLATLPPPGVPTTLSRRPEESEEEDEDDGEEEEKDLTDEESGEEDHPPGEAQPGPEAATSGQITEAEGQGPQPTPGRSDEMDDLEGVQTRKRVRSRKRRKLK, encoded by the exons ATGGCAGCCATGGATTTGaatgcagaaagagagaagatcAGGAAAGAAATCGAGGAACTGGAAAGGAGCTTGGACCCCAACACTGCAACCATTGAAGTGGTTGTTTCTGAATCGAGTCTCGATTCTGATTCTGGAG attCCCTGGAAGATGATGGCTTGGACACACACATCTCTGCG GAGGAGAAACAGTCAGGAGAGGCCAGCAGTgaagatgatgacgacgacgacaagGATAAAAATCTCCCTGAAGACCCAGAGACTTGTCTGCAGATGAACCTAGTGTATCAGGAAGTCATTCAAGAAAAGATAGAGGAAGTTGAAGTTCTGCTCACTCAAAATAAAGAGCAACAG GAGGAGGTCATGTGGGCTCTAGCTGGTTCTAAGACTGCCAAGACCAAAGAGGGCAAGAGTTTGCCCTCGAACATCTTCGTGGGCCATTTCATGAAGCCATACTTCAAGGATAAAGCTACTGGAATC GGACCCCCAGCCAATGAAGAAACCCGAGAAAAAGTAGCCCAGGGCATAAAGTCTTTTGAGGAGCTGCTGGTGACCAAAT GGAAAACTCGAGAAAAAACCTTGCTTCGAAACTCAGTGATGAGCGACCGCCTGCAACGTTTGCTTCAGCCCAAGTTACTGAA GCTCGAATACTTGAACCGGAAACTTGAAAAAATCATGAACAAAATGGACCGGCAGATTGTGGAGAAACAGATCGCTGAAACGGAGAAAGAGATCGAGGACATCAA TCAGCTTCCCTCTGAGAGACTGTTGGGGGACAGAATGGATGAGCACGACTGGGAGAAGATTTCCAATATCAAT TTCGAAGGAACCCGCAATGCTGTCGAGCTGAGGAAGTTCTGGCAGAACCACGAGCACCCCAGCATCAACAAAGCCGAGTGGGGCGAGAAGGAAATTGAGAAGCTCAAGGAGGTGGCGGCGAAacacagttacctcaactggcaGAAGATAGCCGAGGAGCTGGGG ACAAACCGCAGCCCGTTCCAGTGCCTGCAGAAGTACCAGACCTACAACAAAGACTTCAAGAGGAAAGAGTGGACCAAAGAGGAGGACCAGATGCTCACCCAGCTTGTTGGAGAAATGAGAGTCGGGAGCCACATACCCTATAAGAAAA TTGCGTACTACATGGAAGGAAGAGATTCAATGCAGCTAATATATCGATGGACCAAGAGCCTAGATCCCAATCTGAAGAAAGGATTCTGGACCCCAGAGGAAGATGCT AAGCTACTGAGAGCCGTCGCCAAGTACGGGGAGCGTGACTGGTTTAAAATTCGGGAAGAGGTGCCAGGTAGGAGTGATGTCCAGTGCCGAGATCG ATATCTAAAGAGATTGCATGTCAACTTAAAGAAAGGGAAGTGGAGTCCAAGTGAAGAAGAAAAGTTGATTGAGTTGGTAGAAAAACATGGCGTGG GTCACTGGACGAAAATAGCTGCGGAGCTGCCTCAGCGTACGGGCTCCCAATGTCTAAGCAAGTGGAAGATAATGATAGGGGACAAG AAGAAGCAGAGGAACAGGAAACGACAGCGGAAATCTCGGCGGGGGCCCAGGGGGGGCCAGCATGTCCCCAGCAGCTCTGAGGAGTCTGAGATCGAGTTCACGGACaactcggaggaggaggaggagaagaagtcaGACCAAGAGAAGGAGCCGGCGGTGCCGAGCTACACCGTGCCCAATATAGACCTATGGATCCCCTCCGGGGAGCCCCGGGCCACGCCGAGAGGGGCCGTCACCATTCAAACCCCGCGGCCCAGGGCCCGCACGATGGGGTCGGGCAGCGGTGGGGCGACTCCGGGCCCAACCGGGGATGCTGGCGAGGGGCAGCCCCGGGGCCAGGGTGCCTCCATGGACGTCAGTGCCACCCCGAAGGGCTTTCCGTGTGCCCGTTCAACAGACATCCCCCTGGAGAATCCGGAGCCCCAAGGAAATCCAGAGCCCCTAGAGAATCCAGAGCCCTTGGAGAAAGAG GACCCAGGAAGCGGAAAGCAAGTGTTGAAACTCACGCCCGATGAAGTGAAGAAGGTCCTGAGAAGTAATACGTACATTCTGCGTCGCAAGTTG CAGGAGAAGCTGAAGAAGCCCCGCCTCCCCACCAGCTCTGTGATGCCTCAAGTTTCTGCCGGCATGTCCGGAGATCAGGTCCTGCAGGTGTGGGAAAACACAGTGGAGAAGAGGCTGCAGCGACTCAAGGTTGGCTTGCGGAGGAACATCCGGAGGAGTAACCTGGACCGTAGGCTCCTGTTGGCGGTCACCCCCTGGGTGGGCAATGTGACACTCCCTCGTTTCCAGAACTCCAGGAAAGGTCTGGTCCTGCAGACAAAAG TCAAAAAGAGGCCACTGCAGACAGTGCTGCTGACGAGCACCCCGATGTTTACCCTGTTTATCCAG CTGTTCCAGATAGATGCCGACGGCTGCATGAAGGTGATCCAAGAGAGGAAAGCAAACCAGGTGGAGGTGGTCCAAGTGGAACCTGGAAATCCAGAACAGCTCCGGCAG GCATCCTGCAGTTCCCAGGACACTTCAG GGTGCCAACCTCAGAAGGACCCGGCCAAGGGAAACTCGAGAAGACGCAGTGCCCCAAGGGTGGAAGACGGCCAGCTGGCGAGGGACGGCAAGGTTACCGCCCAGGCAGGGGCTCCGTCCGCTCCCCAGCCCCAGAGGCCGAAGCCCAAGACTGTTTCCCAGCTGCTGAGAGAGAAGCGTCTGAGGGAGTCCAAGGCCACCATGCCGAACCCTGTGATCCTGGCCCCCCAGGTGCTGGTCTCCCAACCCGTGCTCCTCCGGCACCCTCTGCAGCCGGTTATCCCCTCCGGACCAGCCACCGCCACGCTGGCGCAAGCGGGCCCTCCCGTGAaaccacctgccccctccccgacctccaCCCCCATATCCTCAGCATCCCTTCGGGCCCTGGCCTCTGGGACTCTCGCCGTGGCCTCCGAGAACAGCTCTGGCCAGGTCAGTTCAGAGGCCTCACGGGCAGTTGGAGTCACAGAAGACCCAAAGGcgaaagaagaagggaagagctcTGCCCCACTAACTGTGGTCATTCCCCCTCCGGGGGATGGGCGAGGCCGAGTCCAGGATGGCGGAAGCCCGCAGCCCGGGGTGCCGCCAAACCCCAGTCCTGGGCCAGGGCAGCTCCTTGCCATCTCGGCCCCCGGAGGCTTCACGCTTGCTCGGGGTGCCCCCAGTGGGGGGAAGCAGGGTCCGCCCGAGGCATCGCCTCTCCTCCCACCGGCCCCGGTCCGCTTCCAGCAACCTAGACTCTTGCCTGCCTTGGCAGTCCGCCCCAGTGGTCCTCAAGGTGGCCCCAGCGAAATCCTGCCCTTCACCTGGGTGGTCACGCCACAAGGGCTGGTCCCCATGTCTGTGCAGGCGTTTGTGGGCCTGCACGGCCCGAGCAAGACTGTCGGGGATCTGGGAGCTGCCAACTGCCAGGGGCCTGTGGGGACCACTCTTGTTCCACCTGGGGGGCCTACCCTGAGGCTGCTCCTCCCCCCGGCTACCACTCCCCTGGCTGTCACCAGTTCAGGTGCCCCTGGAACCAACACAGCGGTGGCCCCGGGGTCTTCTCTTTCCAGTCATAGAGTAGCAGGAGAGCCGGCTCCCCCGACTGTGGAGTTGAGCCATtcggcctctctcccctctgccgctCCTCCTGACCGAGAGGTTTCTCGTTCACCCGAAGAGGTGAGCGCAGCAGAGAAGTCACAGCCCCCACAGCCAACACCGTCACCCCAGTCCCAAAACCCCAACGGCGGTCAGAGGGCCGAGCCCCTCGGCTCCCATGGACTCCCTGCCTCGGCCACCAAAAGTCCATCTTCCGGGGAGGGTGAGGCCCCCAGCAGTCAGAGCCACATGCCAAAAGACCTGCCGGCCACGCAGGTGGGCAGATGTCCGGACCGGACCGGTGCTTCCGGAAACTCGGCTCCAACtaccgctcccctccccgcacgGGTCGGGAAGGATCGACCTATCGCGCCTCGCCCAGAGGCGACCCCTTCCCCGGGCGGGCACCCAGCCCCGGCCGACCCTCCCCCCAGAGGccaccctcctccaggaggcgacCGGCCTCCGGGGCCCGTGGCTCCCGATAAGAACAAGCTGGACCTGACCCTCATCTcgctggaggaggaggcggtggtcAGGGAGTGGATGAAGGGGAAGCGGGGAGTCCACGTGCCGCCGCTGAAAAACAACCTGCCTTACCTGCCGCCTTCCGTGTACAACTTGAAGACCCTGTCGGGACTCCTGCGGGAGAAGAAGAACCTGGAACGGAGCGCAGCGAGCCTCGTGGCCGGCGACGGAGGCCCCGCGGGAAGCGAGTTGTCTCCCGAAGGTCTGGAGGCCATTCGGGCTCTGGTACGGGAGCGGTTAAAAGACAACCCGGCCTATCTCCTCCTGAAAGCCAGGTTTTTAGCAGCGTTCACCCTTCCGGCTTTTCTGGCCACCCTTCCGCCCCCGGGGGTTCCCACCACCCTCTCTAGGAGACCagaagagagtgaggaagaggacgaggacgacggcgaagaagaggagaaggacctGACGGATGAGGAGAGTGGCGAAGAGGATCACCCGCCCGGGGaagcccagcccggcccggaaGCTGCAACCTCTGGCCAG ATAACTGAAGCCGAAGGCCAAGGACCGCAGCCCACCCCCGGCCGCTCTGATGAAATGGATGACTTGGAGGGGGTGCAGACGAGGAAGCGTGTCCGTTCCAGGAAGCgaagaaaactgaagtga